The Polycladomyces zharkentensis genome contains a region encoding:
- a CDS encoding nitrate/nitrite transporter: MRSFFRAGHLPSLLSAFLYFDVSFMVWVLLGALGVLVAQDLNLNATQKGLMVAVPILGGSIFRIVMGLLTDRIGAKRTGLIGMAVTMVPLCLLWLTGTNLPQVFAAGFLLGIAGASFAAAIPLASRWYPPEYRGLAMGIAGAGNSGTVFAVWFAPRLAETFGSWHAVFGLAMIPIGLVMIIFALFAKDAPDQPPAQPLHSYFAVWKEKDAWLFCFFYSVTFGGFVGFSSFLPILIHDLYGLNQIQASGFVTACVFAGSFVRPIGGWLADRIGGIRMLLILFSVITCLVAYAAQLPPFGWMMGLLIMMMMGLGMGNGAVFQLVPQRFAKEIGVITGMVGAAGGIGGFYLPFGLGALKDMTGTYAAGLWAIAGVVALAFISMWVVSRRWRREWAGESSVGNIAA, translated from the coding sequence GTGCGCTCATTTTTCAGAGCTGGACATTTGCCCAGTTTGTTGTCCGCGTTTTTGTATTTTGATGTCAGTTTCATGGTGTGGGTACTGTTGGGGGCTTTGGGTGTGTTGGTGGCGCAGGATCTCAATTTGAATGCCACACAAAAAGGACTGATGGTGGCGGTGCCGATCCTGGGCGGCTCCATTTTTCGGATTGTCATGGGTCTTTTGACCGACCGGATCGGTGCCAAGCGCACCGGTCTGATCGGAATGGCCGTCACGATGGTGCCGCTTTGTTTACTGTGGTTGACGGGTACCAATTTGCCGCAGGTGTTTGCCGCCGGCTTCCTGCTGGGGATTGCCGGTGCCAGTTTTGCTGCAGCCATTCCGTTGGCCAGTCGTTGGTATCCGCCGGAATACCGGGGGTTGGCGATGGGCATTGCCGGGGCTGGCAACAGCGGTACCGTGTTTGCCGTGTGGTTTGCTCCCCGGTTGGCGGAAACGTTTGGCAGTTGGCATGCCGTGTTCGGATTGGCGATGATCCCGATCGGACTGGTCATGATCATTTTTGCTCTTTTTGCAAAGGACGCGCCTGATCAACCGCCGGCCCAACCGCTCCATTCGTATTTTGCTGTATGGAAAGAAAAAGATGCGTGGCTGTTTTGCTTTTTTTACAGCGTCACGTTTGGCGGTTTCGTCGGTTTTTCCAGTTTCTTGCCGATCCTGATTCATGATCTGTACGGGCTGAACCAGATACAGGCGTCCGGTTTTGTGACGGCTTGCGTGTTTGCGGGCAGCTTTGTCCGTCCGATCGGCGGTTGGCTGGCAGATCGCATCGGCGGAATTCGTATGCTGCTGATTCTCTTTTCCGTCATTACCTGTCTGGTGGCCTATGCTGCTCAATTGCCGCCGTTTGGCTGGATGATGGGACTCTTGATCATGATGATGATGGGGCTGGGCATGGGCAATGGTGCCGTATTCCAGTTGGTGCCCCAGCGGTTTGCCAAGGAGATCGGCGTGATCACCGGAATGGTGGGTGCGGCCGGTGGCATCGGCGGATTTTATCTTCCGTTTGGTTTGGGTGCGCTCAAGGACATGACCGGGACCTACGCTGCCGGTTTGTGGGCGATTGCGGGCGTGGTGGCATTGGCATTCATCTCGATGTGGGTGGTCAGCCGGCGTTGGCGTCGTGAGTGGGCTGGTGAATCGTCGGTCGGCAACATTGCGGCGTGA
- a CDS encoding molybdopterin-dependent oxidoreductase: protein MKGFLDHFRNQNRSQSTTRSDLTQCPYCSMQCTKWLHEDRGRFAVVNRTVSPNKEDPVTGGKLCVKGIHAPAHVWHNQRLTTPLLKSGGRWVPVTWRTALRWFARNIGGLQRQWGRDAVGVFGGGSMTNEETYLLGKMARLALGTGISTTTVDTHVFGSCGLSAGFRH from the coding sequence ATGAAGGGGTTTCTCGATCATTTTCGCAATCAAAACCGGAGTCAGTCAACGACGCGTTCCGATCTTACACAGTGTCCCTATTGCAGTATGCAGTGCACCAAGTGGCTTCATGAGGATCGTGGGCGTTTTGCCGTTGTGAACCGTACGGTCAGTCCCAACAAGGAGGACCCGGTCACCGGCGGAAAGTTGTGTGTCAAAGGTATACATGCCCCCGCCCATGTGTGGCACAACCAGCGGTTGACCACGCCCCTGCTCAAAAGCGGCGGGAGATGGGTGCCGGTGACGTGGCGGACGGCGCTTCGGTGGTTCGCCAGGAACATCGGCGGTTTGCAACGACAGTGGGGACGGGATGCCGTCGGGGTGTTCGGCGGCGGCTCCATGACCAATGAAGAGACGTATCTATTGGGAAAAATGGCACGGCTCGCCTTGGGTACCGGTATATCGACTACAACGGTCGATACGCATGTCTTCGGCAGCTGCGGCCTCTCAGCGGGCTTTCGGCATTGA
- a CDS encoding molybdopterin-dependent oxidoreductase, with translation MSSAAAASQRAFGIDRGLTNPLSDLPLARCILIAGANIAECQPTMMPYFRKAKANGATIVVIDPRKTGTATTLSAGF, from the coding sequence ATGTCTTCGGCAGCTGCGGCCTCTCAGCGGGCTTTCGGCATTGACCGGGGATTGACCAATCCGCTGTCCGATTTGCCCCTCGCCCGGTGCATTTTGATCGCCGGAGCCAATATTGCCGAGTGTCAGCCGACAATGATGCCATATTTCCGGAAGGCCAAAGCCAACGGAGCGACAATCGTGGTCATCGATCCGCGCAAGACTGGCACTGCGACCACATTGTCAGCAGGTTTCTAG
- a CDS encoding anthranilate phosphoribosyltransferase, with amino-acid sequence MFRFLKEVGRGPRGKRDLTYKEAWDAARCILSGEATPAQIGAFLIALRLKTESPDEIVAFVHALKEKSRHHALPESLDCAGPYDGRSKSFFATLPAAFIAAACGLSITLHASASLPPKYGISLLDVMNGMNIPCEQLTPEHWIEAADRVGVLFVHTEQWCPPLARIRPYREEVGLRTLFNNAEKLLRLSDSPYLALGVFHRSALTKMVQVLTRLPLKRGLIVQGMEGSEDLPVNRDTRSLLIDRGNVEETVLSPGDYDMSAELPDETWTAQRQAEITKDVLKGDADPAWIHMAVWNAGIRLWLAEKCDSLGDGVAAARAALESGRAAQSFRQWIDMLCGVDVA; translated from the coding sequence ATGTTCCGTTTTTTGAAAGAAGTTGGGCGCGGGCCCAGAGGGAAACGCGATTTGACCTATAAAGAAGCATGGGATGCGGCCCGGTGTATTTTGTCGGGAGAGGCGACACCGGCCCAGATCGGCGCTTTTTTGATCGCCCTGCGTCTGAAGACGGAATCCCCTGATGAGATCGTCGCTTTTGTTCATGCGCTGAAAGAAAAAAGCCGACATCATGCCTTGCCGGAATCGCTGGATTGTGCCGGACCTTATGACGGCAGGAGCAAATCGTTTTTCGCCACACTCCCCGCCGCATTTATCGCGGCCGCCTGTGGTTTGTCGATCACATTGCACGCCAGCGCCTCCCTGCCACCGAAATATGGCATCAGTCTGTTGGATGTGATGAATGGGATGAATATCCCCTGTGAACAGCTTACTCCTGAGCATTGGATCGAAGCTGCCGATCGGGTTGGGGTCCTGTTCGTTCATACGGAACAATGGTGTCCGCCACTCGCTCGTATTCGCCCTTATCGGGAGGAGGTGGGCTTGCGGACGTTGTTCAACAATGCGGAGAAATTGCTTCGTCTTTCTGATTCGCCCTATTTGGCCCTCGGTGTTTTTCACCGGAGCGCTCTGACCAAAATGGTGCAGGTGCTCACCCGGTTGCCGCTGAAGCGGGGATTGATCGTGCAGGGGATGGAAGGTTCGGAAGATCTCCCGGTGAATCGCGATACCCGTTCACTTTTGATCGATCGGGGAAACGTGGAGGAAACGGTCCTCTCTCCCGGTGATTATGACATGTCCGCAGAGTTGCCGGATGAAACGTGGACAGCACAAAGACAGGCCGAAATCACCAAGGATGTGTTGAAAGGGGACGCCGATCCTGCATGGATTCACATGGCGGTATGGAACGCGGGCATTCGGTTGTGGCTGGCCGAAAAGTGCGATTCCCTGGGGGATGGTGTAGCCGCGGCTCGTGCGGCACTGGAAAGCGGAAGGGCAGCGCAGTCTTTCAGACAATGGATCGACATGCTCTGTGGTGTTGATGTTGCTTAA
- a CDS encoding site-2 protease family protein, producing the protein MAHRDTRNSGMKKTWWGGLIALLIGLGGKLKFLLPILKLGKAGGTVWTMLLSIGAYALFYPWTFALGLVAMMLVHEMGHVWAARRKGLPVSAPSFIPFVGALIMMRKMPADAVTEAYIAYGGPFVGTIGAVLCLAIGVATGYEPLYSIAQVGFLLNLFNLLPIHPLDGGRIVSAISRWLWVVGLVAGLVLVIVTFSPLLLVIWLLFAWELWSSFLSDRRNKPRKIAVEAFVPESRWEEAHVWIPAESHQRVLPHVQYCRVADREHVCSVNYPGVGEIFQFEGMKGRFEEVRMTGADRVTDDTGQPLIRLRLEAEYVPSVEEDPSLRKSAEYYQVSGRTRFVYGVMYFGLMLVLVLLMGVTHMLISGMGT; encoded by the coding sequence TTGGCACACCGTGATACCAGGAACAGCGGCATGAAAAAAACATGGTGGGGCGGATTGATCGCGCTTTTGATCGGTTTGGGTGGGAAGCTCAAGTTTCTGCTCCCGATTCTCAAACTGGGAAAAGCGGGCGGAACCGTCTGGACCATGCTTTTGTCCATCGGCGCGTATGCCCTGTTTTATCCGTGGACGTTTGCTCTCGGATTGGTGGCAATGATGCTCGTCCACGAGATGGGGCATGTGTGGGCGGCGCGCAGGAAAGGATTGCCCGTGTCTGCACCCTCATTCATCCCGTTTGTGGGAGCGTTGATCATGATGCGGAAAATGCCCGCCGATGCCGTGACTGAGGCTTATATTGCCTACGGCGGTCCATTCGTGGGTACCATCGGCGCGGTGTTGTGTTTGGCGATCGGTGTGGCGACCGGATACGAACCGCTCTACTCGATTGCGCAGGTGGGATTTTTGCTCAATTTGTTCAACCTGTTGCCGATTCATCCCTTGGACGGCGGGCGGATCGTCAGTGCCATCTCCCGTTGGTTGTGGGTGGTGGGACTCGTTGCCGGCCTCGTCTTGGTGATCGTGACGTTCAGCCCGTTGTTGTTGGTGATCTGGTTGCTGTTTGCATGGGAATTGTGGTCGTCCTTTCTCTCCGACAGGCGCAATAAGCCCAGGAAGATCGCCGTGGAGGCGTTTGTGCCGGAAAGTCGCTGGGAGGAGGCGCATGTCTGGATACCGGCTGAGTCTCATCAGCGGGTCTTGCCCCATGTGCAGTATTGTCGGGTGGCGGATCGGGAACACGTGTGTTCTGTCAATTATCCGGGTGTGGGAGAAATCTTTCAATTTGAAGGGATGAAGGGGCGGTTTGAGGAGGTGCGGATGACCGGAGCCGACCGCGTTACGGATGATACCGGTCAACCCCTCATCCGTCTGCGGCTGGAAGCCGAATATGTTCCGTCCGTTGAGGAAGATCCGTCGTTGCGCAAGAGTGCGGAATATTATCAAGTCTCTGGCCGGACGCGTTTCGTATATGGCGTGATGTATTTCGGTCTGATGCTGGTGTTGGTATTGTTAATGGGAGTAACGCATATGTTGATATCCGGTATGGGTACGTAA
- a CDS encoding DUF6932 family protein produces MNGSFVTNKPRPGDIDGYYVCDARSIADGSKFKALKEAAEDDLCDITKRVRYHGGPPKPLMWHKYRIELYPHCEEIHLNFPHPPFPQFFRQTRAGTGKGIVKLIKG; encoded by the coding sequence ATAAACGGATCTTTTGTAACAAACAAACCCCGCCCAGGAGATATAGACGGTTATTACGTATGCGATGCTCGTTCTATAGCGGATGGCTCTAAATTCAAGGCTTTAAAAGAAGCAGCTGAGGATGATTTATGTGATATCACAAAAAGGGTTCGCTACCATGGTGGGCCACCAAAACCGCTTATGTGGCATAAGTACCGGATTGAATTGTACCCGCATTGTGAGGAGATCCACCTGAACTTTCCTCACCCGCCATTTCCCCAGTTTTTCCGGCAAACTAGAGCGGGAACCGGCAAAGGCATTGTCAAATTGATAAAGGGGTGA
- a CDS encoding helix-turn-helix domain-containing protein has product MIKTEQEYKRTKQMVETEKAAIQDQINKLKEKGFSDNEIKNLMAAGMAIHEQKKWEVELYERIKRGDFSGIEHDLGKMLIAFRIYRGMTQRDLAKKLGVSPAQVSMDERNEYHGISVSKLERVMKALGVKAYFKPVEKQGTEPVFDLENNLVTN; this is encoded by the coding sequence GTGATCAAAACGGAACAGGAGTACAAAAGAACAAAACAAATGGTCGAAACCGAAAAAGCGGCCATTCAAGATCAGATCAACAAACTAAAGGAAAAAGGCTTTTCCGATAACGAAATCAAGAACCTGATGGCAGCAGGTATGGCGATCCACGAACAGAAGAAATGGGAAGTTGAGCTGTATGAACGAATCAAAAGAGGGGATTTTAGCGGAATCGAGCACGATTTAGGTAAGATGCTGATTGCATTTCGAATCTATAGGGGGATGACTCAGAGAGATCTGGCCAAAAAGCTTGGTGTATCTCCCGCTCAGGTATCAATGGATGAGCGGAATGAGTACCATGGCATCTCGGTTTCCAAGTTGGAGCGAGTGATGAAAGCCCTGGGGGTCAAGGCATACTTCAAACCCGTAGAAAAGCAAGGGACTGAACCCGTTTTTGATTTGGAAAACAACCTTGTTACTAACTGA
- a CDS encoding ABC transporter permease, producing MKTWMREWNAAYAFVERSFRLIRRYLAWEVVFLFYNIINTLTIGLIGLTMQGAPNQEEMVLYLVIGALFWGFMSVLFEEVANSITWERWEGTIEYTFMAPIRRITHLAGMCLFALLYGTIRSVIVLAIVALFFDLPLAQADFPAALVVLAVASPAFMGLGLIAAVLPLLSPERGTQATHIIQGIILLVSGVYYPIDVLPKWLHPLSVLSPATYALDAARDAILHGTGVIALLPKLGILLLIGIVLVPMGLWIFLQAERYAMRTGKLKRNG from the coding sequence ATGAAGACATGGATGCGTGAGTGGAACGCCGCTTATGCGTTTGTCGAGCGCAGCTTCCGTCTGATCCGGCGCTATCTGGCTTGGGAAGTCGTGTTTCTCTTCTATAATATCATCAATACCCTGACGATTGGATTGATCGGACTGACCATGCAGGGTGCGCCCAACCAAGAGGAAATGGTGCTGTATCTGGTGATCGGCGCGCTTTTCTGGGGATTCATGTCCGTACTGTTCGAAGAGGTGGCCAACTCCATCACGTGGGAACGATGGGAAGGAACCATCGAATACACGTTTATGGCACCGATCCGCCGCATCACGCACTTGGCGGGGATGTGCCTGTTCGCACTGCTGTACGGAACCATCCGATCCGTGATCGTCTTGGCCATTGTGGCTCTCTTTTTTGACCTGCCTTTGGCACAGGCGGATTTCCCTGCCGCACTGGTCGTACTGGCGGTTGCCAGCCCCGCTTTTATGGGTTTGGGCCTGATTGCGGCAGTCCTTCCCCTGTTGTCCCCCGAACGCGGAACACAGGCAACGCATATCATCCAGGGTATCATCCTGCTCGTCTCCGGTGTGTACTATCCCATCGACGTATTGCCCAAATGGCTTCACCCCCTGTCCGTCCTCTCCCCCGCAACCTATGCGCTGGATGCGGCACGGGACGCCATCCTGCACGGAACCGGTGTCATCGCACTGTTGCCGAAATTGGGTATTCTGTTGTTGATCGGCATCGTACTGGTTCCGATGGGATTGTGGATCTTCCTGCAGGCGGAACGTTATGCGATGCGCACGGGCAAGCTGAAGCGAAATGGGTGA
- a CDS encoding ABC transporter ATP-binding protein has product MTQTVSTPEHPVLRQADEDVAIHCQHVSKRFVETVEGSRRWSNWFRGERRMIKAVNDVSFTVRRGEIFGLLGPNGSGKSTLIRLLSTLLFPDSGTLTVFGKDVVHHQHEVRRWINRVSVEASFFKKLSAMENLRYAARLYGLPVKEGEKRAMQILRRLGIRENKAHTPLENLSRGMQQKVAIARALMTSPVLVLLDEPTTGLDPKSKRDVQAYIKEVMQTHDATMILTTHDMEEAESLCDRIAIIDQGRIIALDTPDGLKRLVGTDSMETVFFELTGKDWEEALADEDMDA; this is encoded by the coding sequence ATGACTCAAACCGTTTCAACCCCGGAACATCCTGTCCTCCGTCAAGCCGATGAAGATGTCGCCATCCATTGTCAGCATGTCAGCAAACGGTTTGTGGAAACAGTGGAAGGCAGCCGACGCTGGTCCAACTGGTTTCGCGGGGAACGACGGATGATCAAAGCGGTGAATGACGTATCGTTCACGGTTCGGCGAGGAGAAATCTTCGGTTTATTGGGACCGAACGGATCAGGTAAATCGACACTGATCCGATTGCTGTCAACACTCCTGTTTCCCGACAGTGGTACATTGACCGTTTTCGGCAAGGATGTCGTACATCATCAGCACGAAGTGCGCCGGTGGATCAACCGGGTCTCGGTGGAGGCATCCTTTTTCAAAAAGCTGTCGGCGATGGAAAACCTGCGGTATGCCGCCCGGTTGTACGGATTGCCCGTAAAGGAAGGAGAAAAACGGGCGATGCAGATTCTTCGACGGCTGGGAATTCGGGAAAACAAGGCACACACGCCGTTGGAGAATCTCTCCCGGGGGATGCAGCAAAAAGTGGCAATCGCCCGGGCGCTGATGACCTCCCCGGTGCTGGTTCTGCTGGATGAACCCACGACGGGGCTGGACCCCAAATCGAAACGGGATGTGCAGGCATACATCAAGGAAGTGATGCAAACGCATGATGCAACCATGATTTTGACCACACATGATATGGAAGAAGCGGAATCATTGTGCGACCGGATCGCCATCATCGACCAAGGACGCATCATCGCCTTGGACACGCCCGACGGTTTAAAACGACTCGTCGGAACCGACTCGATGGAAACCGTCTTTTTTGAACTGACGGGAAAAGATTGGGAGGAGGCGTTGGCCGATGAAGACATGGATGCGTGA
- a CDS encoding HAD family hydrolase, protein MSHHAMIFDLDGTLFQTEKVAVPAFRRAFERLLQSGRYEGPLPTDKEIQSVFGLTHTEIWNRLLPGADEETKQMADRWMLEEELHCLRQGMGALYPGVDETLHRLARDGWRLFIASNGILPYVKGVLTAFELLPLFSGIYTAGEYQTREKKVLVRILMEEHGVTGGYMVGDRSSDVEAGLYNGLTVIGCRYAGFPSFSGEKELEGAHVVIDSFPTLLDVVKYSSEKE, encoded by the coding sequence ATGTCGCATCATGCCATGATTTTTGATTTGGACGGAACGTTGTTTCAAACGGAGAAAGTGGCGGTACCGGCTTTTCGCCGGGCATTTGAGCGATTGCTGCAGTCGGGTCGGTATGAAGGGCCTTTACCGACCGATAAAGAGATTCAATCCGTATTCGGTCTCACTCATACAGAGATCTGGAACCGATTGCTCCCCGGAGCTGACGAAGAGACCAAACAAATGGCCGATCGCTGGATGTTGGAGGAAGAGTTGCACTGTTTGCGGCAGGGAATGGGAGCGTTGTACCCCGGTGTGGACGAGACGCTGCACAGGCTTGCGCGGGATGGATGGCGTCTGTTTATCGCCAGTAACGGCATTTTACCCTATGTGAAAGGTGTATTGACGGCATTTGAGCTGCTTCCGCTGTTTTCCGGCATCTATACCGCGGGTGAATACCAGACCCGTGAAAAAAAGGTGTTGGTTCGCATACTGATGGAGGAACACGGGGTGACGGGCGGTTACATGGTGGGTGACCGCAGTTCGGATGTGGAAGCCGGTCTGTACAACGGTCTGACGGTCATCGGATGTCGATACGCCGGTTTTCCCAGTTTCAGCGGAGAAAAGGAGCTGGAAGGGGCGCATGTGGTGATCGACTCGTTCCCCACTTTGTTGGACGTGGTAAAGTACTCATCTGAAAAAGAGTAA
- a CDS encoding MgtC/SapB family protein, with product MENVWSISIGEATLRLFLAVVLGGLIGWEREHNNHPAGFRTHILVSLGSALIMLLSIYGFSEFVHEPNVRTDPARLAAQVVSGIGFLGAGTILRHGFSVTGLTTAASLWVVSGIGLASGAGFYYPAILTTALALISLELLNRVEHLLFVSRRLKTLRIRVKDRPGTLGDLATILSQFGASIRKVSIEEEDPEENMIDIVFTIRMPEKFPESDLIEKMRQVEGVKAVVSG from the coding sequence ATGGAGAATGTATGGTCGATTTCCATCGGAGAAGCGACATTGCGGTTGTTTTTGGCGGTTGTTTTGGGTGGTTTGATCGGGTGGGAGCGGGAACACAACAACCATCCCGCCGGTTTTCGCACCCATATTTTGGTGAGTTTGGGATCAGCGCTGATCATGTTGTTGTCCATCTACGGCTTTTCGGAGTTTGTACATGAGCCCAACGTCAGGACCGATCCGGCACGGTTGGCGGCCCAGGTCGTCAGCGGAATCGGGTTTCTGGGAGCGGGTACGATTTTGCGTCACGGATTTTCGGTGACGGGACTCACCACTGCCGCTTCGTTGTGGGTGGTCTCCGGCATCGGGCTGGCGTCGGGTGCGGGATTTTATTACCCTGCCATATTGACTACCGCACTGGCGCTGATCAGTTTGGAACTGTTGAACCGGGTGGAACATCTCCTGTTTGTCTCCCGACGTCTGAAAACGTTGCGCATCCGAGTGAAGGACCGGCCGGGTACATTGGGGGATTTGGCGACAATCCTGTCGCAGTTCGGTGCCAGCATCCGCAAGGTCTCCATTGAGGAGGAGGACCCGGAGGAGAACATGATCGATATCGTGTTTACGATTCGGATGCCGGAAAAATTCCCGGAAAGCGATTTGATTGAAAAAATG